The Nocardia vinacea genome contains the following window.
CACGCCGCGATGACCGCGACCGCGATGCGTGTCGTGAACGCCATCCCGTTCGTGGTGGACGCGCGGACCGGGCTGCTCAGTTCCCTCGATATGCCGACCACCCTGCCGCGGCACGCATTCGACTGAACACCACCGAGAACGAGATTCTCGAAACTCAGAATGTCGACTGGTGAAATTCGACCAGTCAAGTATTGCTATCCTTATGAGGATTGAAGTAGCGTGAGCCCACGAAAAGTGGCCTGCGTCACGACAACCGGCCCCGTCCGGCGTGCAGCACCACATCGTGGACATCGACCTTCTCTTCGCATGGGAGGCCCCGCCTTGACTCGAGGGGCGCGCTATACCAGCACCGCACCAGTAACTCTCGCCCCGGGCTGGAGTCTGGAACGACTCACACCGCCGAGCCGACTGTTCGGCGCCAACGGATTACGCACCGGTCCCGACGGCCGCATCTACGTCGCCCAGGTGACCGGCAGCACGATCAGCGCCCTGGACGTCAGCACCGGACAGGTGGAGACCATCAGCGCCAAGGGCGGCGACATCATCGCACCCGATGACGTCGCCTTCGACGACGCGGGCAATCTCTACGCCACCGAGGTGATGGACGGCCGGGTCAGTGCGCGCGGCACCGACGGCCGCAGTCGGCTACTGCGCGATGATCTGCCCAGCGCCAACGGCATCACAGTGCATCAGGGGCGGCTGTTCGTGAACGAATGCCGGGTCGGCGGGCGCCTGATGGAACTGCCGCTCGACGGCAGTGCACCGCGCGTCCTCGTGGAGCACATCGCGATGCCGAATGCCATGGAAGTCGGCCCCGACGGCCTTCTGTACTACCCGGTGATGGGGACCAACGACATCTGGCGCATCGATCCCGAAGGTGGCGAACCCGAACGCGTCGTCGGCGATCTCGGCGTCCCCGACTCGGTGAAATTCGACGCCGAAGGATTCATCGTCTCCACCCAGGTGGCCAGCGGCGAGGTGCTGCGCATCAATCCTCGCAACGGTGAACGCCAGGTGTTGGCCGCCCTGACGCCGGGGCTGGACAATTGCACCTTCGTCGACGGTCGGCTGTTCGTCTCGCACTTCACCGGCGCGATCACCGAAATCCTCGGCGGAGGTGAAACCCGGGAAACGCTTCCGGGCGGCCTGAATTGGCCGCTGGATCTGACCGTCGGCTCCGACGGAATCCTCTATGTCGCCGACGGCACCTACTTCTACTCGCTACCGCCCGGCGCCGAACCGCAGACGGTCGGGATGCTCTTCACACCGGGCTACCCGGGCTTCCTCCGTGGCGTAATCGCCGTCGGCCCAGGCGAATTCATCGTCACCACCGCGAACGGTGAGGTGGGCCGCTACCTGACCGGTGCATCCGAAACCGAAGTGCTGGCCGAGGGATTCGACCAACTCTACGGCGTGGCAGTGGCCCCGGGCGGGGCCGTCGTGACCGCCGAACTCGGCCAGGGACGGGTGCTGTCGATCCGGTCCGGCACGGTCGAGGTGCTGGCTACGGGGCTGAACGAGCCGCTCGGCGTCACCTTCGGCCCGGACGGCACCTGTCTGGTCTCCGAATCCGGTGCGGGACGGATCATTTCGATCACCGGCACCGGGACCGACACGGTGGTAGACGGCCTGGAAAAACCGCAAGGCATCCTCGTCCGCGACGGAGAACTGTTCGTGGTCGACGCCGGAGCCAAAACACTGATCAGTGTCGATCTGACCACCAACGCCCGCCGGATCATCGCCCGTGACCTGCCGGTCGGCGCACCGGCCGGAGTAACGCCCAAACCCCTGCACGGTTTGCCGCCGTTCTCCGGACCGCAGGGACCCTTCGCCGGGATCGCCGCCGGTCCGGATGGCACGCTCTACCTTTCCGCCGACGCCGAGGGCAGTGTCATGGCGCTGCGCCGGACCGAATGAGCCCGTTATGACCAACGCGGACAACGACTTCTTCGGCCTCGGCGGACGCATTGTCATCGTCTCCGGCGCGGGCGGCGGCGGCATCGGCACCGCGGTAACCCGCATGGTCGCCCGGGCCGGGGCCACCGTGCTCGCGGTGAGCCGATCCGCGGAAAATCTCGGTAAGCACGTCGAACCGCTTGCTGCCGAGGGACTTTCGGTCCTGCCGGTGGCGGCCGACGCGTCCACCGACGTCGGCGTCGCCACGGTGCTGGAGCGGGCGCGACAGCTCGACGGCGAACTGTACGGGCTGGTCAATGTCGCAGGCGGCGCCGCGCCGTCGACCTGGATGCCCTCGACCCGGGTGACCCGCGACGACTGGCGGGCCCTGTTCACCCAGAACCTCGAAACGATGTTCTTCATGAGCCAGGCGGTCGCGGCGAAGCTGAAGTCGCGGGGCCGTCCGGGTTCGATCGTCTCGATCTCATCGATCAGCGGTATGAACACCGCGCCGTTCCATATCGCTTACGGCACAGCCAAAGCCGCGCTGGTGGCGGCCACCCGGACCATGGCCGTCGAACTGGCGCTGGACGATATCCGGGTCAATGCCGTCGCCCCCGGCGTGACGGAAACGCCCGCCTCGGGCGCCTATGTCGGCGACGATGCCGAGCGCGACCGCCGGGCCATCGCGATGGGCCGCCGCGGCCGGCCGCATGAACAAGCAGGAGCGATTCTGTTCCTGCTGTCCGAGTTGTCGAGCTACATCACCGGGCAGACGCTGCTCGTGGACGGCGGTCTGAATCTCAAATGGCCCCACCTGGGCGCCGACAATACCTCCCTATTTCTCGAGGACGAGTCGTTCCGCGCGGCAATCACCCACTGACACCAGGAGAATGCCATGACCGAAACCGTCGAGAACGCGCAAGCGGCGGTCGAGCCGTTATCGACGCCGATGACGATCGGCGTGGAAGCGTATCTGTCCGAGCAGTACGCCCGCGCCGAGCGGGACAGGCTGTGGGCCAAGGTGTGGCAACAGGTCTGTCGGGTGGAAGAGATTCCACGGGTCGGTGATTTTCTGACCTACGACATCCTCGACGACTCGTTCATCATCCTGCGCACCGCGCCGGACACCATTCGTGCCTACTACAACGTCTGCGCGCACCGGGGCCGCCGACTGATCGACACCCCGCCGGGCGCGCACGATGCCCGCGGCAGCCGCAAACAGTTCGTCTGCGGTTTCCACGGGTGGCGCTACAACCTGGAGGGCGAGAACACCTTCGTACCGGAACGCGCGGACTGGACCTGCGGGCTGACCGAGCGCAACGATGGGCTGCAGCGAGTCGCGATCGACACCTGGGGCGGCTGGGTCTGGATCAATATGGATCCGGAATGCGAACCGCTGCGGGAGTATCTGGAACCCGCGGCCGGTCTGCTCGACCCCTTCCACCTGGAGAATATGCGCTACCGGTGGCGGCGGTGGCTGACCTTCGACTGCAATTGGAAGGTCGCCTTCGAGGCGTTCATGGAGACCTACCACGTGCCCTACACCCACCCGGAGTTCATGAACTTCGGCAACTTCCTCGGCTGGGGACGGGCCCAGGGCAAGCACAGCAATATCGGCTACGACGCGCCGAAAGGTATGGAGGAGAACCAGGGCAAGCTGCGGATCGGCAGCGGCCCCGACGCTCGACTGTCCACCGCCCAGCTGCAGAACTTCACGTGGGACAACGCCAATACCAACACCACCGAGTCGATGGTCGCCGTCGCCAATCGGCTGGCCGACGAACTGCCCGAAGGCACGCCCGCGACCGAGGTGCTGCGGTATTGGCTGGACACGTGCCGGCGCGAGGATGCCGAGCGCGGCGTGATCTGGCCGACCGTCGACCCCGAAACCGTCGCGAAGAGCGGCACGGCCTGGCAGATCTTTCCCAATTTTCAGATCGGCCATGCGCTGAACAACATGCTGTGCTACCGATTTCGGCCCTACGGCTACGACCCCGATAAATGCATTTTCGAGGCCGCGGTATTCGAACTCTTCCCGGCGGGCGAGGAACCGGAAACGGAGTGGATCTACACACCGGTCGGCGATAAGGACTGGCGGACGGTGCTGCCGCAGGACTTCGACAATATGGCCGCGGTCCAGCAGGGCATGAAGTCGCGCGGTTTCTCCGGCCCCAGACCCAACCCGTATCGCGAACGCACCATCGTCAACCTGCACCACAACTTGGCCAAATATATGGGCACCGGTGAACCGCACGAACTGCGCTGACGCCCGCCCTTTCCGAGATCCCTGTCGACCCGAATCATCAGCAGTAACAAAGGAATTGGCATGCGAGACTGCGCACCCACGCAGACCCCCGAGGTCGATAAATCGGCCCTCAGAGCGAAGTATCTGGTGGAGCGGGACAAACGCCTGCGCCCCGACGGCGGGAACCAGTACCTGCAGGCCGAGAACGAATTCGCGGAGTTCTACGAGGGCGATCCGCACCTCCCGGTCGTGCCGCGGCAGCCGATCAGCGATGACATCGAGGTAGTGGTAATCGGTGGCGGTTTCGCGGGTCTCATCACCGCACACCGCTTACTACAGGCCGGTGTCGCCGACTTCCGCATCATCGAATTGGGCGGCGATTTCGGCGGTGTCTGGTACTGGAACCGCTACCCGGGCATCCAGGTCGACTCGGATTCCTATTGCTATCTCCCGCTGCTCGAGGAAACCGGCTTCATGCCGAAGGAGAAGTTCTCCCACGGCGACGAATGCTTCGAACACGCCCAGCGCATCGGAAAGCATTTCGGCCTCTACGAGAAGGCGATCTTCCATACCCTGATCCGCTCGCTGGCATGGGATGAGCAGCTCGAGCGCTGGCACATCGGCACCAACCGCGGCGATCAGATCCGCGCCCGCTTCGTCGTCATGTGCCAGGGGCCGTACAACCGGCCGAAACTGCCTGGCATTCCCGGCATCACCGACTTCGAGGGGCACACCTTCCACACGGCGCGCTGGGACTATGAGTACACCGGTGGCGACCTGCACGGCGGGTTGGACAGAATCGCCGACAAGCGGATCGCCGTCATCGGCACAGGCGCCAGTGGCGTCCAAGCGATTCCGCACCTCGCGCGCGGTGCCCGACATCTGACCGTTTTCCAGCGGACGCCGTCCTACATCTTCGAACGCGACAACCACCCGACCGATCCCGAGTGGGTGCGGACGCTGCAACCGGGCTGGCGGGCCGAGCGGCAGCGCAACTTCCACAACGCGGCCTTCGCCTTCTACTCCCCCGGCGAACCGGACCTCATCTGCGATGGTTGGACCGAGGTCGCCCGCAACCTGGCCGCCAAGCTGAATCGCGGTAATCGCTGGGCGGAGCTGACGCCCGAGAAGTTCATGGAGTGGAAGGAAGACGAGGACTACCGGGCGATGGAACGGCTCCGGCGGCGCGTCGAGGAGATAGTCCGGGATCCGCAGACAGCGGAAAAGCTGAAGCCGTACTACCGCAATATGTGCAAGCGGCCGGTCTTCAACGACGATTACCTACCGACCTTCAATCGCCCGAACGTCACGCTGGTCGATGTATCGCAGACCAAGGGTGTCGAGCGTATTACCGAAAAGGGAGTTGTCGCAGGCGGTTTCGAGTACGAGGTCGACTGCATCATCTTCGCGAGCGGCTTCGAGATCACCACCGGCCTGGACCGCCAACTCGATATCGAGCCGTTCGCGGGCCGCGAAGGCAAGTCGCTCTACGACCACTGGGGCAAGGGATTCCGCACGCTGCACGGCGTCATGGCGCACGGCTTCCCCAACCACTTCGCCACCGGTTTCATCCAGGGCGGTGTGACCGCGGCGACGACCCTGATGTTCGAGCAGCAGGCCGATCACATCGCCTACATCATCAAAGAGGCGCAGCACCGTAGCGCGACCATCGTGGAGCCGACGGCGGAAGCCGAGGCGGAGTGGGTCCGGACGATCCGGGCGAACGCCTTCGACAACAGCACCTTCGTCATGGAATGCACACCCGGCTACTACAACGCCGAGGGCGAGCCGAACGGGCGTTCGTTCCTCGGTGACCCCTTCTGGGGTGGCTTCTACGTACTCGAGGAGTTGCTGCAGGCCTGGCGCGATGCGGGCGACCTGCGGGGCCTGACGCTGAGCGAGTGACGGCTATCGACCTATCGGGAGAGGAAACCCTTTGTCGGAACTGAGATTCGACGATCGCGTCGCCGTAATCACCGGCGCCGGACGTGGTTTGGGGCGCGCATATGCCGAATTACTCGCCGCCCATGGCGCGAAGGTCGTGGTCAACGATGTCGGCGGCACCGTGCGCGGCGACGACGCCGCGGGCAATGTCGCGGCCGAGGCGGTGCGGGCGATCACCGAGGCCGGTGGCACGGCGGTCGCGTCCACCGATTCGGTCGCCACCCCCGCGGGCGGTCAGGCGATCATCGATACCGCGCTGGATGCCTACGGCCGTATCGACATTCTCATCCACAACGCGGGCAACGTGCGCTACGGCTCATTGACCGAA
Protein-coding sequences here:
- a CDS encoding aromatic ring-hydroxylating dioxygenase subunit alpha; this translates as MTETVENAQAAVEPLSTPMTIGVEAYLSEQYARAERDRLWAKVWQQVCRVEEIPRVGDFLTYDILDDSFIILRTAPDTIRAYYNVCAHRGRRLIDTPPGAHDARGSRKQFVCGFHGWRYNLEGENTFVPERADWTCGLTERNDGLQRVAIDTWGGWVWINMDPECEPLREYLEPAAGLLDPFHLENMRYRWRRWLTFDCNWKVAFEAFMETYHVPYTHPEFMNFGNFLGWGRAQGKHSNIGYDAPKGMEENQGKLRIGSGPDARLSTAQLQNFTWDNANTNTTESMVAVANRLADELPEGTPATEVLRYWLDTCRREDAERGVIWPTVDPETVAKSGTAWQIFPNFQIGHALNNMLCYRFRPYGYDPDKCIFEAAVFELFPAGEEPETEWIYTPVGDKDWRTVLPQDFDNMAAVQQGMKSRGFSGPRPNPYRERTIVNLHHNLAKYMGTGEPHELR
- a CDS encoding SDR family oxidoreductase, which gives rise to MTNADNDFFGLGGRIVIVSGAGGGGIGTAVTRMVARAGATVLAVSRSAENLGKHVEPLAAEGLSVLPVAADASTDVGVATVLERARQLDGELYGLVNVAGGAAPSTWMPSTRVTRDDWRALFTQNLETMFFMSQAVAAKLKSRGRPGSIVSISSISGMNTAPFHIAYGTAKAALVAATRTMAVELALDDIRVNAVAPGVTETPASGAYVGDDAERDRRAIAMGRRGRPHEQAGAILFLLSELSSYITGQTLLVDGGLNLKWPHLGADNTSLFLEDESFRAAITH
- a CDS encoding SMP-30/gluconolactonase/LRE family protein; this translates as MGGPALTRGARYTSTAPVTLAPGWSLERLTPPSRLFGANGLRTGPDGRIYVAQVTGSTISALDVSTGQVETISAKGGDIIAPDDVAFDDAGNLYATEVMDGRVSARGTDGRSRLLRDDLPSANGITVHQGRLFVNECRVGGRLMELPLDGSAPRVLVEHIAMPNAMEVGPDGLLYYPVMGTNDIWRIDPEGGEPERVVGDLGVPDSVKFDAEGFIVSTQVASGEVLRINPRNGERQVLAALTPGLDNCTFVDGRLFVSHFTGAITEILGGGETRETLPGGLNWPLDLTVGSDGILYVADGTYFYSLPPGAEPQTVGMLFTPGYPGFLRGVIAVGPGEFIVTTANGEVGRYLTGASETEVLAEGFDQLYGVAVAPGGAVVTAELGQGRVLSIRSGTVEVLATGLNEPLGVTFGPDGTCLVSESGAGRIISITGTGTDTVVDGLEKPQGILVRDGELFVVDAGAKTLISVDLTTNARRIIARDLPVGAPAGVTPKPLHGLPPFSGPQGPFAGIAAGPDGTLYLSADAEGSVMALRRTE
- a CDS encoding NAD(P)/FAD-dependent oxidoreductase produces the protein MRDCAPTQTPEVDKSALRAKYLVERDKRLRPDGGNQYLQAENEFAEFYEGDPHLPVVPRQPISDDIEVVVIGGGFAGLITAHRLLQAGVADFRIIELGGDFGGVWYWNRYPGIQVDSDSYCYLPLLEETGFMPKEKFSHGDECFEHAQRIGKHFGLYEKAIFHTLIRSLAWDEQLERWHIGTNRGDQIRARFVVMCQGPYNRPKLPGIPGITDFEGHTFHTARWDYEYTGGDLHGGLDRIADKRIAVIGTGASGVQAIPHLARGARHLTVFQRTPSYIFERDNHPTDPEWVRTLQPGWRAERQRNFHNAAFAFYSPGEPDLICDGWTEVARNLAAKLNRGNRWAELTPEKFMEWKEDEDYRAMERLRRRVEEIVRDPQTAEKLKPYYRNMCKRPVFNDDYLPTFNRPNVTLVDVSQTKGVERITEKGVVAGGFEYEVDCIIFASGFEITTGLDRQLDIEPFAGREGKSLYDHWGKGFRTLHGVMAHGFPNHFATGFIQGGVTAATTLMFEQQADHIAYIIKEAQHRSATIVEPTAEAEAEWVRTIRANAFDNSTFVMECTPGYYNAEGEPNGRSFLGDPFWGGFYVLEELLQAWRDAGDLRGLTLSE